The sequence AGGACTTGGATAAAGTCTTGGCCACAATCCATACTTGGAAGTTTTGAGAATAGCTTCACTGCCCTGATATAATAATGTTCTGCCAGCTTGCTGGCTGCTGCATGCAAGCAGAGTGCCCCAAAATTAGCCAGGGCTATAGCTTGGTTATGAGCTTTATCAGTCTCTTCGGAGAGACGCAGTGCTTTGTAGTAGCTTTCAGCAGCTTCTTTTGTattgtttgttcttttcaaagcaATAGCAAGCATATTATAAGCAACCCCTAGCTGTTGAGAATTGCTCCATGAAGACTCTACAACAGCATTTAAAACATCTAAAGCCACATCATATTGCCTATAAAGAATGTATAGCCAAGCAAGTGAGACCAAATAGTTAATAATTTCCTCTGGCTTAGCAGAAACAAAGTCCAGTGCTTTCATCATGTAAACAATGGCTTTTCCATACCGTTTGTGATGACTGTATAGTTTTGCTAAGCTAAGATAGATAGTGCTGCATAGTTCTTGCTGCTCATTAGTAAACACAGAGGAAAGTGCTTGTATGAGGTAAGGTGCAATTTGGGATGGGAGTATTTGTCTGAGTTTTCTCAGGCCACCGAGCTTGGGAGCATTTTTGATGACTAAATCAATCCTTTTCAAGGAATCCATTAAAGTATTGGAGCTCTGAGAAGAGGCAACCTTTATGCAACTTAATACAATGTGTGGCAAACACTTCTCATTGTAGGACTCCGCTAGTTTGAAGTAACAGTTGTTTGATAAGTTGTTTTGTAAACCCAAGTCATTCAGCAACAGTTGAAACCTTTCCAAGAATGGTAGTGCCTCTTCATGCTGTTTGTGCACATTGTAATGTTTTGCCAGTAGAAAGCATGCCCTTGCCTCTGCATGTTTGTTCTGGCTCAGAATTGTCCTTTTCAGAGCATATTTTAGAATATCTGACTCCAGGTCAGCACTGCAAATGTAGTTGGGAATTCCCATGAGAAGAGATGTAGCCTTGTCAAAAACATgagcacatttttctttgttcttttgtgtCAAGTAGATGACTGTTAGATTTGTATAAAGAGCAATTATAAAGTACAAATCACTAAATCCTCCAGCTACTGCTCTCAATGCTTCCTCAAAATACACCCGAGCTTGggaaaatttcagctttttgacACTGAGCCTGCCTAAGAGAAAGCATATCCTTGCCAGTGCCCAGGACATACCTGccttttttgctgcttctcttgctaACCTGAAAAAACTAACCAGTTCTTCTTCTTCTGAAAACCCATAAAACATGCTATTGATAAATGGATAAGAGAAATCATACAggcttttgaagtttttctcaTACTCTTTCCTATTTAAGAAGAGTAACAATGACTCCAAGATGTCAGATGCTTGGACATCATCTTGACATATTTGGAAGCAAGGTCCTTCAGGTGGAGGAAAGAGTTCCTTATTTGGAGAGCCAGCAGAATCCTCTCCTTCAGTAGTTGCCTCTTCTGCTTCAGTGGCCTCCAAATTCTTGAAGTTCTTCAGGAATTCTTCTATCTTGCCATTCTTGCTAGTGGATCCTGTGTTAGAATGTGAATGTGgaatttctgaaattcaaaaataaattacagatcACAACTTCACTTGTGCATACACACAAAGATCTTTAATAGACTAACAAAAACGTTTATCAGTAGAAGATGCTGTTAAAAAAGCCATGATATACATATACTGCAGTTTCTTAGTATGTCTAGGAGACAAGCCAAAGgtggagaaagaggaagatCAAGAAGGATCAGAGAGGAACAAGTGTGGGAAACTTGGAGGAGTGGGGATAAACGGACCTTGCCACATGTAAGCAGGCTGCCAATCAGTACACCTGCTTAGCCAGGCTGTATGTCTAATCCATCGCTAATCCAAATGAAGTCCAATGTTAATTCAAATTGCTTTGTGTCTGAGTGTATACTCAAAGAGTATATTCTGAGTGTATATTCTCTATTCTCTCTGTGTATATATGACCAAAAGAAAACTGTCAATGAATTACAATTCAGACtagctggaaagcagaagacCAGGATCTGGAAGGACCCAATGTCTGAACTGCAAGCTGGATAAAGAGCCCAAGGATGGGACATGGATATTGGATGGTTTTAAGGTCTAAGGGAACTGTGAATTTGAGTAAGGGTATGCCTATATCCTGATAGACAGCTAAGGCAGGTTGCTGGGGGATGGGAGATGAGTAACTGAGTTAGAGGTGTTGAAGTCTTACATGGGTGCTGGGAGAGTGCCTGCAAAGGTCATGTTCTCCTGTTCACATTACGTCTGTATGGCCAGCCATGCCTGTGTAATATGTCAcaagatttcttctttcaaatacCAACCCTTATTCTCTGCTACCACAGACTAACATTCTCAAAATTATCAAGTTTTTCATGAATGATGTAGTCATTGATTTAAATTATCCTAGTACTGACAACATTGAATATCTTACAAGTataaaaaagacagacatgcCGTCATTTCTATAGTCTTCCCGCTGATATCCAGCCAATATAATAGGGCAGGGACTAGGCATATATTTTGCCATCACAGTCAGTGTAAAGCTTACAGCTGCATATCAACAGGTACTTATTGAAGTTGCAGATTTAGAGCTCAGTTTTCTTAGAATCTCATTTCTGAAACTGTTCAGCAGAAtcataaatataaaatctggtatttagaaaaatgtagCACAAATAATGATAGTGACAGTTTAGCAAATAGatgtcaaaggaaaataattctgcatcCTCATCAAAATATCTCCTTTGGGAAATATATTTATGGGGTGAAGTTTTCTAGCAGATGGAAAATCTGCTGGAATTCAAAGTCAGCACTTGCCAGATGCCCCATAAACAGTATTTTGCTCTGTTAAGCAAGTAGGAGTGTtgaagggtggtggtgggtgtgtCAGCAGTAAAAATAAGGCATACATTTTGCAATTGGATAGCAAGGTCTAAGACAGACATGTGATATCAGTGAAAACCCATAATGTCTTACAGCAAAATCTGGTGAGAAGGGGTTACAGCAAAACCTAGGAAAGCAAACAGTGAGAGAAAGTTAGAATATGAATACAcattagaagaagaaaagctggcAAAGATACCAATAATATCAGAAGTCACATTAATTTTACGTAAAAATTGTATGCATATGAGGCATTACCACATTCATGAGCTTTCTGAAATTCTGGTTCTTCTAATTGGTCTGTAAGAAAAAGGTCACATTAGTTATGGTATCTTAGTTCTTTCCCAGTTTTAAATTCCCTAAAACAAGGCTAATTTTTAGTTCAGAATTCTGTATGTCAGAAGAATTGGGTGTGTCCTAGAAATTCAGAAGAGAAGCAATTTCTAAGTCTGACCCAAAGCTAACAGATCCTAAGGACATAACTGCCTGCTGATACAATTCACTGCTTTCTACATGGCTATCATAATGCACCTACCACTGCACAGTAAGGTGGGGAGACATGTGCATAATGCAATTAGAATTAAAGCCGACCTGTTCTGCGTGAGGGATGCATCACCACTGCATTAAAATATGTGGACAGTGTAGATACAATCATTCCCCACAACCCGCCCctaaaatgagataaaaagcCCTTAATATTAGTTAAATAAGTTTTAGCATCACTCacaaggggtggggggaggagagaATAATTATTTGGGTAGTTTGTATAGCTAAGTGTCAGACTTTTGTGGCCATTCCAATAGGACACAGATGAAAAATCCCTGTATCCAtctttccttctaaaaaaagctatttttaagtTCTGTAGACATGACTACTACAGAAATAGCACATCCGTAGAACATTTAAGAATTACTATTTTGTGTAGAAGACATTTCTCAGAGTATTGCAGTTGTTATGCTGCATTTCAGGATTATATTCACTGTTTTTCATACACTAGGTACAATATAAGTGGTACTGAGTGTATGAAGAATGTGTCTAAAAGGAGAGGTTCACAGAACTAGGTCTGTTTAAGCTGATGGAAAGCCATTTCACTAGCCTTTAAGAATGACTTCTCACTGACTGTTTACTAGTTTCTGAATCTCTTGTCTTCAAATGTTTTCCTGACTATGGTGGACAAACGCCATAGATGTTtacaaatgctttaaatatCTAGCTGGGGAAGTACTCATAAGTAAATACTTCTCATTAGATGTGGATGGAAGGAATCAAAAACCCATTTACTCAGATCACACAACAAAACATCAAGTGAATATTGAAAACACTTGCTCTGGGTAAGTCATGTTATATTGATCAATTGTTCagtttaagaggaaaaaaagaggcaaaggtAGTACCATTAGCTGGGGAAGATGTGAAAAGAAGTTGGCACTTATAAAGTTTAAAGAGGAGAGGAGATGTGGTGAAAAATGTGCAACAGGCAAAACCAGCAGTATGTCCATTACGCCCATGAGATTGTGTTAGCACCTAACAGATGtctgagctttttttcccaggcttttCATTCAAGCAAGGAAGGTGAGACGTGGAGTTGTTTTGCCCATTGACATATGTTGCATTTTCCAACTCAGGTCTGACACGCTTTAGTTATTGTTCATAAGCACACCGATTTGCAGAACTAAACTCAACCCCACACATCACCTTCTTTCAAACCGCAGCCTACAAGTCTGTCTCTTAGGATGGCACTAATGGAGATAAAACTTTGTTAGATATTTGGCAAGCATACACATCACCTCAGGACAGCCTGTGATGGGATAAGAAATAGCTGATCCAGTTCAGCAAGATAATTCTATTACACTACCTTACACTAAGCCTGTAAAGGTGAAACCCCAATTATCCCTATTAGCTTATGTAAAGCACGAACACTTAGAAATAACAGCTCTTTCAGAGACTGTATAGCTAAAAgtatatgttttctttatatgaatagattttgctatttttctatACCTTTAGAAAGTTAAATTAAGCATGAAAAGGTGTATGTTTGCATTAGCTGCCAATAATTATTATGCCACCTTTCTTAAGACTAATGAAAAGCCAGCAGTATTTGGGTGAGCATACCACCTTTTATAATGTGGTACTGACATTGAAAAGCTTGAAGGTATGTTCAGCTCAATAACAGTTTTTTAAACCCTGCTATTTAATACACtcaaaaaaaggacaaaagaggATTTGTAAATGCTCTGCTGGGAAAAGTCTTGCATCAACAGGGAAGTAGCAAAGATGACAGCAAGATTTTTACAGCCATATCTATGATCAAACTGAATACCAAGATATTACAAGCTAGATGTAAAGGCTAGAATcaaactgaaacaagaaaaaaaattttttttaaaaaagaggcaGTCATAACAAGGATCTAGGAACTGCACCTGTATCTTGTGCACTAAGAAGGAGTAAAATTCATACTTACCTATTCTGTACACAGAGCAAACATCTGTGATGGAGGTTTGTTTTAACAAATGTATCActtcttctaaatttttttcttttgaaaaaaaagatagctCTTCTGCTTCAAGAAAATCCAGGTCTTGTGTTCTAACAAAGAAAGGAACAACTCTGAAGGTGTCTGAAAGCAAATTTGGCTTGAGCTCACGGCATCAGTCAAATTGAAGCCTGTTAGAGAAACTAATACAATCTTTACATTATGCTGTTGTCTTCAAAATTAGCATCAATCATTTATAAACATATGTACAAAGGGATAGTAGCTATGCATGCAGCTAACAGTTTCTGCCATatgcaagtaatttttatgTCTATGTCATGGTATAGCATTTTATGAGAGaatatattaaaagcaaaaatctaaGGACATTATGGCACTGATTTTCTAATATATGCTTCAAGTTACACATCAAATGGACCGGTGGAGAACATTCTAAGAAACCCTTGTTTCAGCATGTGAACAGTCCAGACATGTTAGTAAGAGCAGCCTATTTACATGGTGCCAAAGCATGCTGAAATGCACACTTTTTACAGGTTTCTGTCTGCATTATGAGCAATTATTTGTAAAAGGAGCCCCATTTGAAGCAAGTTAAGGCCTGTAATTGAGGGTACTAGCAAAAACAGAACTTGGATGCTTCAATGTAGGTCCTGCGACCAGCAAAAATAGTCTTCTGTGATCCAAAGACGACAGGCTGAACCAGATATAACAGTAAGAAACTTTTCCCAATAAAACTCTGGTACAGGTGGACATTTTCCAACATTTAATCAGACTTCATATTCcaatttctttgcatttcttttgacTGATAGACACTATGAcaattgtcattaaaaaaaacaccactaaAAACCCTCAAATCCGAGTTTAAtattcagtatattttaaaGCTCAAGAGACTGAGTCACTTTTTGTGTATGAGTGAAATATATGTCACTTACTTATTTCTAGATAAATCCAGTTTAACATGACTTGTCTTTACAAAACCTATTTGGCCAGTAAACACATGTCTTCCAAGAAACCATGCCATGCATTCAATGAAGTAGCCAAGGATCTCAATTTTGTCCCCTTCCTGGAAACTCATCTCTTCCAACACAATACTTTCATAATTCATCACAGCCAGACAGGACCCCGTTACTGTGTAATAAGGAGATAAATTACTTTATCTGCAAATATTATTTAACAATACAAATACACTTAATAGAACAGCAACTCAGCAGAGCAACATATCTAGCAAGAGACATTCCTTGAACTTGTGAGTTGCACATCTGATCTGTCAAGATTTAAATCATCCAAACCcaatttgtttggtttgagCAATTAGAATTGTATATAACAGCATAAAAATCCTCATTTCCAGCCATGAGAAAGcagagtttaaaatgttttcaaagttcTAGCGAATTCCTTCATgatgcaacaacaacaaaaaagttttaagtcCTTACTTTCCCTCTTATAAAGGGCTCCGAACTTGGGCCAGAGTGACCTCTGTATAAGTTTAGTTTCTGAGGCAGTATTAGATAAAACAATACATGTATGAAAGATCCACAGTAATTACATTGGTgcactttcttattttaaaatttttcatcaAATCTAGAGGCATTCTCAACTTACTCTTTACTACTTTGTGCATCTACTTAATACAGTATTTAGACAAAAATAGAGATAAGTCTTTAGAGTTTAACTCAACTTAGGCAGAGATTTATGCTTTCGCTAATTTTATTGCaatgaaattttgaaatctgtCTTCCCATCCTAATATAATGGGGAAAATAGGCTTTAGAGTGTCTTAAAAGCATAGACTAAATTTGGGGTTCTTTTAATGCTGATGTTTGAATGGAATTTCTTACCAACTTTCTTGATGGATTTAGCTTCTGTTTCGTATGTAAAATCAATAGGATTAGAATACCTTTTAAGAAACCATCTGAAAGTAGAAAGAGAGCTACAAGTTAGTGTATAAAACACTTCACAAAGTGCTGtgaaaataacagtaatattttaaaatccatttgaaAACAGATGCACCCCTCCCACAGTTCTTTCTATTTCAGCACTCTCCATACACTTCAGACACAGCTGTGTTTTAGTAGTAAAGGAAGCATTACTTGAGTCAGACAAACCTGAGGAGGTCATGTTATTTCTCCCTGCCCAAGGTCAATAGAAAAAACACCAGCTTTTTAATTACTAAGAACAccaagaataaattattttctggtgaTTCCTGAAGTGAGTCCACTGATGTAATTTTGGCTTTATAGCAATTATGAGCTTGGATATGAATTTGGAACAAACTGCATTAAAGGAGGTGAATGGCTCCTGTCAATAGTGTTGAGTAAAAACACTGCTAGCCTGTGATCATCCTTGTTTCCAAGCACCCCACCTGTTACTATCCATATTCCCAAgcatcctgaaaaaaagaaaattctcactttatgttattttagaagtgttcatggattttatttcagactcaggggaaaaaaaaagcagaaatatttaactCAAAAGATAGTAAACAGTCTTTAAATGCTGCTCTGTAAGTATCTGGATTAATTTCAGTTGTGTAGTATGGAAGGAAATAGAGCATGCATTCTCAGTGTTAATGGAAGATGGATGTTCCATAACAAGCTACCATTTAGAGACACCTATGTCTAAGCACATGTGTACATACGAAACAGATGCATATGAAAGAGGTAGCTAGGGTCAGGTACCTACTGATGAAAAGGGATCAATGGCTCCAGAGAAGCATTACACAGCACGGTCATATCACCATCCACAGATCCATCTGTTACTTCCTCAGTAAAAGCCCCAGACTCACAATGAGTGTTTATTTCATTGTCTGGAGCAATTGCCTTTCTTATTAGATTGTCAggacataaaacaaaaaatgcccctaaaaagaaagcagtggAGCAGATGTCATTTTATGTAATGTTTTAGTGTCATACAAGCTTTAAAACTGGCTTCAAGAGCATCAGTAACAttcaatcagaaaaaaaaaaatctgcgATTTCATAGGAAATTTCTGATTGTCAGATATTCATACTTTGCTGTCtagtttcagttaaaaaaaaaagcagagctgagctgttCAATGAAGTGTagagccttctgctgctgcaacaCTCTGCATGTTCCTGTTGCAGTAATCAACAATCCATCTAGCCCCACTCTGTCTCTGACAGTGGCAGCAGGTGATGCTATAGGGGAAGCACATGAGCCTGGCAGCTATCTGCAATCCCTCTCCTGTATGTCTCCAGGCTCTGCAATAATATTAAGCAAGGTGGAATGTGCATCCCTCCCCAATTTTTTTGGTATCCATTTATGGACCGGTT comes from Falco naumanni isolate bFalNau1 chromosome 1, bFalNau1.pat, whole genome shotgun sequence and encodes:
- the SH3TC1 gene encoding SH3 domain and tetratricopeptide repeat-containing protein 1 isoform X2: MESLAAAGSTSMLSTNAIVPGLEGKQERNLGRKEMEQRKCRSHRKHAEANAAISTVRGGVRMDTLQEQTECSQSEKCMSVSSRTIPRQAENFPTDISLKLMMVRRKSQCPDPRLQRQLRGQLRLLENDSREVMAVFNELSARLLSIHSDQDLIVVTFKTFEEIWKFLTYHSLGFINHCMENLFLDQSFWLYSQEEEETGIEVCINEKSLELMYRSLLVQEGAFFVLCPDNLIRKAIAPDNEINTHCESGAFTEEVTDGSVDGDMTVLCNASLEPLIPFHQWFLKRYSNPIDFTYETEAKSIKKVVTGSCLAVMNYESIVLEEMSFQEGDKIEILGYFIECMAWFLGRHVFTGQIGFVKTSHVKLDLSRNKTQDLDFLEAEELSFFSKEKNLEEVIHLLKQTSITDVCSVYRIDQLEEPEFQKAHECEIPHSHSNTGSTSKNGKIEEFLKNFKNLEATEAEEATTEGEDSAGSPNKELFPPPEGPCFQICQDDVQASDILESLLLFLNRKEYEKNFKSLYDFSYPFINSMFYGFSEEEELVSFFRLAREAAKKAGMSWALARICFLLGRLSVKKLKFSQARVYFEEALRAVAGGFSDLYFIIALYTNLTVIYLTQKNKEKCAHVFDKATSLLMGIPNYICSADLESDILKYALKRTILSQNKHAEARACFLLAKHYNVHKQHEEALPFLERFQLLLNDLGLQNNLSNNCYFKLAESYNEKCLPHIVLSCIKVASSQSSNTLMDSLKRIDLVIKNAPKLGGLRKLRQILPSQIAPYLIQALSSVFTNEQQELCSTIYLSLAKLYSHHKRYGKAIVYMMKALDFVSAKPEEIINYLVSLAWLYILYRQYDVALDVLNAVVESSWSNSQQLGVAYNMLAIALKRTNNTKEAAESYYKALRLSEETDKAHNQAIALANFGALCLHAAASKLAEHYYIRAVKLFSKLPSMDCGQDFIQVLLQLGCYYVGGTQREKGRFYYEWAFLVAMETSHLESQLQAIKLLCQFYSTVVPDEAQCVIYNEYQLSLARKMSNKVLEGQILETISQLYLSLGTERAYRSALEYTKRSLGIFIDLQKKEKEAYAWLRAGKIYYFLRQNELVDLYIQVAQDAALYTGDPKLGMELFEAAGDIFFNGTWEKEKAVTFYRDRALPLAVQTGNKNTELRLCNKLVELLVNLKIYEESLEYAKASLMLSVKLGNQLNERIAYHRLAAIHHHLGHCELAEHFYLKALSLCSSPLEFEEETLYYVKVYLILGDIIFYDLKSAAVIIRTVLDSRYAPMEMPNIISGRL
- the SH3TC1 gene encoding SH3 domain and tetratricopeptide repeat-containing protein 1 isoform X4, translating into MESLAAAGSTSMLSTNAIVPGLEGKQERNLGRKEMEQRKCRSHRKHAEANAAISTVRGGVRMDTLQEQTECSQSEKCMSVSSRTIPRQAENFPTDISLKLMMVRRKSQCPDPRLQRQLRGQLRLLENDSREVMAVFNELSARLLSIHSDQDLIVVTFKTFEEIWKFLTYHSLGFINHCMENLFLDQSFWLYSQEEEETGIEVCINEKSLELMYRSLLVQEGAFFVLCPDNLIRKAIAPDNEINTHCESGAFTEEVTDGSVDGDMTVLCNASLEPLIPFHQWFLKRYSNPIDFTYETEAKSIKKVVTGSCLAVMNYESIVLEEMSFQEGDKIEILGYFIECMAWFLGRHVFTGQIGFVKTSHVKLDLSRNKTQDLDFLEAEELSFFSKEKNLEEVIHLLKQTSITDVCSVYRIDQLEEPEFQKAHECEIPHSHSNTGSTSKNGKIEEFLKNFKNLEATEAEEATTEGEDSAGSPNKELFPPPEGPCFQICQDDVQASDILESLLLFLNRKEYEKNFKSLYDFSYPFINSMFYGFSEEEELVSFFRLAREAAKKAGMSWALARICFLLGRLSVKKLKFSQARVYFEEALRAVAGGFSDLYFIIALYTNLTVIYLTQKNKEKCAHVFDKATSLLMGIPNYICSADLESDILKYALKRTILSQNKHAEARACFLLAKHYNVHKQHEEALPFLERFQLLLNDLGLQNNLSNNCYFKLAESYNEKCLPHIVLSCIKVASSQSSNTLMDSLKRIDLVIKNAPKLGGLRKLRQILPSQIAPYLIQALSSVFTNEQQELCSTIYLSLAKLYSHHKRYGKAIVYMMKALDFVSAKPEEIINYLVSLAWLYILYRQYDVALDVLNAVVESSWSNSQQLGVAYNMLAIALKRTNNTKEAAESYYKALRLSEETDKAHNQAIALANFGALCLHAAASKLAEHYYIRAVKLFSKLPSMDCGQDFIQVLLQLGCYYVGGTQREKGRFYYEWAFLVAMETSHLESQLQAIKLLCQFYSTVVPDEAQCVIYNEYQLSLARKMSNKVLEGQILETISQLYLSLGTERAYRSALEYTKRSLGIFIDLQKKEKEAYAWLRAGKIYYFLRQNELVDLYIQVAQDAALYTGDPKLGMELFEAAGDIFFNGTWEKEKAVTFYRDRALPLAVQTGNKNTELRLCNKLVELLVNLKIYEESLEYAKASLMLSVKLGSL
- the SH3TC1 gene encoding SH3 domain and tetratricopeptide repeat-containing protein 1 isoform X3 gives rise to the protein MESLAAAGSTSMLSTNAIVPGLEGKQERNLGRKEMEQRKCRSHRKHAEANAAISTVRGGVRMDTLQEQTECSQSEKCMSVSSRTIPRQAENFPTDISLKLMMVRRKSQCPDPRLQRQLRGQLRLLENDSREVMAVFNELSARLLSIHSDQDLIVVTFKTFEEIWKFLTYHSLGFINHCMENLFLDQSFWLYSQEEEETGIEVCINEKSLELMYRSLLVQEGAFFVLCPDNLIRKAIAPDNEINTHCESGAFTEEVTDGSVDGDMTVLCNASLEPLIPFHQWFLKRYSNPIDFTYETEAKSIKKVVTGSCLAVMNYESIVLEEMSFQEGDKIEILGYFIECMAWFLGRHVFTGQIGFVKTSHVKLDLSRNKTQDLDFLEAEELSFFSKEKNLEEVIHLLKQTSITDVCSVYRIDQLEEPEFQKAHECEIPHSHSNTGSTSKNGKIEEFLKNFKNLEATEAEEATTEGEDSAGSPNKELFPPPEGPCFQICQDDVQASDILESLLLFLNRKEYEKNFKSLYDFSYPFINSMFYGFSEEEELVSFFRLAREAAKKAGMSWALARICFLLGRLSVKKLKFSQARVYFEEALRAVAGGFSDLYFIIALYTNLTVIYLTQKNKEKCAHVFDKATSLLMGIPNYICSADLESDILKYALKRTILSQNKHAEARACFLLAKHYNVHKQHEEALPFLERFQLLLNDLGLQNNLSNNCYFKLAESYNEKCLPHIVLSCIKVASSQSSNTLMDSLKRIDLVIKNAPKLGGLRKLRQILPSQIAPYLIQALSSVFTNEQQELCSTIYLSLAKLYSHHKRYGKAIVYMMKALDFVSAKPEEIINYLVSLAWLYILYRQYDVALDVLNAVVESSWSNSQQLGVAYNMLAIALKRTNNTKEAAESYYKALRLSEETDKAHNQAIALANFGALCLHAAASKLAEHYYIRAVKLFSKLPSMDCGQDFIQVLLQLGCYYVGGTQREKGRFYYEWAFLVAMETSHLESQLQAIKLLCQFYSTVVPDEAQCVIYNEYQLSLARKMSNKVLEGQILETISQLYLSLGTERAYRSALEYTKRSLGIFIDLQKKEKEAYAWLRAGKIYYFLRQNELVDLYIQVAQDAALYTGDPKLGMELFEAAGDIFFNGTWEKEKAVTFYRDRALPLAVQTGNKNTELRLCNKLVELLVNLKIYEESLEYAKASLMLSVKLGNQLNERIAYHRLAAIHHHLGHCELAEHFYLKALSLCSSPLEFEEETLYYVKVYLILGDIIFYDLKEAQHHLTIL
- the SH3TC1 gene encoding SH3 domain and tetratricopeptide repeat-containing protein 1 isoform X1, with protein sequence MESLAAAGSTSMLSTNAIVPGLEGKQERNLGRKEMEQRKCRSHRKHAEANAAISTVRGGVRMDTLQEQTECSQSEKCMSVSSRTIPRQAENFPTDISLKLMMVRRKSQCPDPRLQRQLRGQLRLLENDSREVMAVFNELSARLLSIHSDQDLIVVTFKTFEEIWKFLTYHSLGFINHCMENLFLDQSFWLYSQEEEETGIEVCINEKSLELMYRSLLVQEGAFFVLCPDNLIRKAIAPDNEINTHCESGAFTEEVTDGSVDGDMTVLCNASLEPLIPFHQWFLKRYSNPIDFTYETEAKSIKKVVTGSCLAVMNYESIVLEEMSFQEGDKIEILGYFIECMAWFLGRHVFTGQIGFVKTSHVKLDLSRNKTQDLDFLEAEELSFFSKEKNLEEVIHLLKQTSITDVCSVYRIDQLEEPEFQKAHECEIPHSHSNTGSTSKNGKIEEFLKNFKNLEATEAEEATTEGEDSAGSPNKELFPPPEGPCFQICQDDVQASDILESLLLFLNRKEYEKNFKSLYDFSYPFINSMFYGFSEEEELVSFFRLAREAAKKAGMSWALARICFLLGRLSVKKLKFSQARVYFEEALRAVAGGFSDLYFIIALYTNLTVIYLTQKNKEKCAHVFDKATSLLMGIPNYICSADLESDILKYALKRTILSQNKHAEARACFLLAKHYNVHKQHEEALPFLERFQLLLNDLGLQNNLSNNCYFKLAESYNEKCLPHIVLSCIKVASSQSSNTLMDSLKRIDLVIKNAPKLGGLRKLRQILPSQIAPYLIQALSSVFTNEQQELCSTIYLSLAKLYSHHKRYGKAIVYMMKALDFVSAKPEEIINYLVSLAWLYILYRQYDVALDVLNAVVESSWSNSQQLGVAYNMLAIALKRTNNTKEAAESYYKALRLSEETDKAHNQAIALANFGALCLHAAASKLAEHYYIRAVKLFSKLPSMDCGQDFIQVLLQLGCYYVGGTQREKGRFYYEWAFLVAMETSHLESQLQAIKLLCQFYSTVVPDEAQCVIYNEYQLSLARKMSNKVLEGQILETISQLYLSLGTERAYRSALEYTKRSLGIFIDLQKKEKEAYAWLRAGKIYYFLRQNELVDLYIQVAQDAALYTGDPKLGMELFEAAGDIFFNGTWEKEKAVTFYRDRALPLAVQTGNKNTELRLCNKLVELLVNLKIYEESLEYAKASLMLSVKLGNQLNERIAYHRLAAIHHHLGHCELAEHFYLKALSLCSSPLEFEEETLYYVKVYLILGDIIFYDLKDPFDAAGYYHLALAAAMDLGNKKAQLKIYTRLAIIYHNFLVDREMSLFFYQKARAFATELKIRRINLAPDQCYKSP